The Maylandia zebra isolate NMK-2024a linkage group LG4, Mzebra_GT3a, whole genome shotgun sequence genome includes a window with the following:
- the arhgap44a gene encoding rho GTPase-activating protein 44 isoform X2: MKKQFNRMRQLANQTVGRAEKTEVLSEDLLQVEKRLDLVKQVSHSTHKKLNACLQGQQGTDMEKRSVKSPSKKLPLTILAQCMEEGAAVLGEDSLLGKMLKLCGETEEKLAQELIQFEYQIERDVVEPLYVLAEVDIPNIQKQRKHLAKLVLDMDSARTRYQQSSKSSSHPSTLQPGAKSESLREEMEETANRMEICRDQLSADMYNFMAKEIDYANYFQTLIETQAEYHRKSLEILHSVLPQIKAHQEAWVEKPSYGKSLEEHLTISGREIAFPIEACVTMLLECGMQEEGLFRVAPSASKLKKLKASLDCGVLDVQEYSSDPHAIAGALKSYLRELPDPLMTTELYDEWIQASNIQDIDKRLQALMATCEKLPTDNLNNFRYLIKFLAKLSEYQDANKMTPGNMAIVLGPNLLWTHNEPNMTEMMTTVSLQIVGIIEPIIQHADWFFPGEIEFNLTGSYGSPIHTNHNSNYSSMPSPDMDQSDRKQQHDQSRRPLSVATDNMMLEFYKKDGMGVRVMDTSWVSRKGSSTLARKASSTPPGMQGPGSPADTLIPEQPGELAISPSATPPLGERVCSDNVSLNRPDTSHAHPPPGEDRPPPPYPTSMCHTAPHHFYPKPPPCARPVAPGPESQPPGSPPPPMRWSGFTPPVPPPSSSSSSSSSSLDINSNPKPSCLHFPKHSPPGDMSHAPPQDTNALPLYVKTPLVLTRHDQSLGNPPSLPSSVPPPPPWAACPCARERGPPRLTSSLKSKELSPVIGHKAIQVAGPTVPPSSSPQSSSQSPHSTEHSPHTLRKGSKKLAPVPPKVPYGQSGGMSDQSTGQPSPVSLSPTPPSTPSPYGLACPPGQVPPSSPGQTPLGTPHSLSSPPSLTGTLTKSRPAPKPRQRPSLPPPQPPIAPPGLTGPPVAPVPQPMEQGLLDGLSPGESMSTDIFNYEIPSINVNLDSLIDEFSGAPCRRSMAVTDPEGDGVPEEEPQSTTL, encoded by the exons ATGAAGAAGCAATTCAATCGGATGCGACAGCTCGCCAACCAAACGGTGGGAAG AGCAGAAAAAACAGAGGTGTTGAGCGAAGACCTTCTACAG GTGGAGAAACGCCTAGATCTGGTCAAGCAGGTGTCACACAGCACTCACAAAAAACTGAATGCCTGCCTGCAGGGTCAGCAGGGGACTGATATGGAGAAGAGATCTGTAAAGTCACCTTCT AAAAAATTACCGCTTACCATCCTGGCACAATGCATGGAAGAAGGGGCTGCAGTGTTGGGGGAAGACTCTCTCCTGGG AAAAATGCTGAAGCTCTGTGGGGAGACAGAGGAGAAGCTCGCCCAGGAACTCATTCAGTTTGAGTACCAGATAGAGAGAGATGTGGTGGAGCCTCTTTATGTCCTTGCGGAG gtggACATTCCTAATATCCAGAAACAGAGGAAGCACTTAGCTAAACTTGTCCTGGACATGGACTCAGCACGAACAAG ATATCAACAGTCATCCAAGTCATCCAGTCACCCCAGCACTCTGCAGCCCGGTGCCAAGTCTGAGTCCCTAAGAGAGGAGATGGAGGAGACAGCCAATCGGATGGAAATTTGCAGA gatcAGTTGTCAGCAGATATGTACAATTTCATGGCCAAAGAAATAGACTATGCAAACTACTTCCAGACG CTGATAGAAACGCAGGCAGAATATCACAGGAAGTCATTAGAGATTCTTCATAGTGTCCTACCCCAGATTAAAGCTCACCAAG AGGCGTGGGTGGAGAAGCCGTCGTATGGCAAGTCCCTGGAGGAACACCTGACTATAAGTGGGAGAGAGATTGCCTTCCCCATCGAAGCCTGTGTCACCATGTTGCTAGAGTGCGGCATGCAAGAGGAG GGCCTCTTTAGAGTGGCTCCATCAGCCTCCaagctgaagaagctgaaagCGTCCCTGGActgtggagttcttgatgtgcaGGAGTACTCCTCCGATCCACACGCCATCGCAG GGGCCCTGAAATCATACCTTCGTGAGCTCCCAGATCCACTGATGACCACTGAACTTTATGATGAATGGATTCAAGCCTCCAA CATTCAAGACATTGACAAGAGACTACAGGCGTTGATGGCAACATGTGAAAAACTCCCCACAGACAACTTAAACAATTTCAG ATATTTGATCAAATTCTTAGCCAAGCTGAGTGAGTATCAGGATGCTAACAAGATGACTCCTGGTAACATGGCTATTGTCCTTGGACCAAACTTGCTCTGGACACACAATGAACC GAACATGACAGAGATGATGACGACCGTGTCCCTACAGATTGTTGGCATCATCGAGCCAATCATTCAGCATGCTGACTGGTTCTTCCCTGGAG AGATTGAGTTCAACTTGACAGGCAGCTATGGAAGCCCGATCCACACCAACCACAACTCCAACTACAGCTCTATGCCCTCACCAGACATGGACCAATCCGATCGCAAGCAGCAGCACGATCAGAGCCGACGCCCACTGAGTGTCGCCACTGACAACATGATGCTGGAGTTTTACAAGAAAGATGG TATGGGCGTCAGGGTTATGGATACCTCCTGGGTGTCTCGTAAGGGTTCATCCACCCTGGCGCGTAAGGCTTCCTCCACTCCTCCAGGCATGCAAGGCCCCGGCTCCCCTGCAGACACACTCATCCCCGAGCAGCCCGGAGAGCTTGCCATCTCTCCGTCTGCCACACCTCCACTTGGAGAAAGGGTTTG CTCAGACAACGTGTCGCTCAATCGGCCGGACACCTCTCATGCCCACCCGCCCCCAGGGGAGGACCGTCCACCCCCCCCTTACCCCACTTCTATGTGCCACACTGCCCCCCACCACTTCTATCCCAAACCCCCGCCCTGCGCTCGCCCTGTGGCACCAGGTCCAGAGTCCCAGCCGCCTGGctcacccccacccccaatGCGCTGGTCTGGCTTCACTCCCCCTGTTCCTcccccttcctcctcttcttcctcctcctcctcgtcacTTGACATCAATTCGAACCCCAAACCTAGCTGTCTTCACTTCCCCAAACACAGCCCGCCTGGTGACATGTCGCATGCCCCCCCACAAGACACTAATGCTTTGCCCCTCTACGTCAAAACCCCCTTGGTACTAACCCGTCATGACCAGAGCCTTGGCAACCCCCCTAGCCTCCCTTCATCCGTGCCCCCGCCCCCGCCGTGGGCTGCCTGCCCCTGTGCCAGAGAGAGAGGACCCCCCAGGCTGACTAG TTCATTGAAGAGTAAAGAGCTTTCCCCTGTAATTGGACACAAAGCCATCCAGGTCGCAGGTCCAACAGTACCCCCCAGCAGTAGCCCTCAAAGCAGCAGCCAGTCTCCCCACTCCACAGAGCACAGTCCACACACCCTGCGCAAAG GTTCCAAGAAGTTGGCTCCCGTGCCTCCTAAGGTCCCATACGGCCAGTCTGGAGGGATGTCTGACCAGTCCACAGGTCAGCCGTCACCAGTCAGCCTGTCCCCTACACCTCCTAGCACCCCTTCCCCTTATGGACTGGCATGTCCTCCAGGTCAAGTACCACCGTCCTCCCCTGGGCAGACCCCACTGGGTACACCCCACTCTCTTTCGTCCCCGCCTTCCCTGACGGGGACACTCACCAAGTCGCGGCCTGCCCCTAAGCCCAGGCAGAGACCCAGCCTGCCCCCTCCTCAGCCACCCATAGCCCCTCCGGGGCTAACTGGCCCACCTGTGGCCCCAGTCCCTCAGCCCATGGAGCAGGGCCTCCTGGATGGACTGTCTCCTGGGGAGAGCATGTCTACAG ATATCTTCAATTATGAAATCCCTTCCATCAATGTCAATCTGGACAGCCTCATCGATGAGTTCAGCGGTGCCCCCTGCAGGAGGTCCATGGCAGTGACAGATCCAGAGGGGGATGGTGTGCCTGAGGAGGAGCCCCAGAGCACCACTCTATGA
- the arhgap44a gene encoding rho GTPase-activating protein 44 isoform X1 produces MKKQFNRMRQLANQTVGRAEKTEVLSEDLLQVEKRLDLVKQVSHSTHKKLNACLQGQQGTDMEKRSVKSPSKKLPLTILAQCMEEGAAVLGEDSLLGKMLKLCGETEEKLAQELIQFEYQIERDVVEPLYVLAEVDIPNIQKQRKHLAKLVLDMDSARTRYQQSSKSSSHPSTLQPGAKSESLREEMEETANRMEICRDQLSADMYNFMAKEIDYANYFQTLIETQAEYHRKSLEILHSVLPQIKAHQEAWVEKPSYGKSLEEHLTISGREIAFPIEACVTMLLECGMQEEGLFRVAPSASKLKKLKASLDCGVLDVQEYSSDPHAIAGALKSYLRELPDPLMTTELYDEWIQASNIQDIDKRLQALMATCEKLPTDNLNNFRYLIKFLAKLSEYQDANKMTPGNMAIVLGPNLLWTHNEPNMTEMMTTVSLQIVGIIEPIIQHADWFFPGEIEFNLTGSYGSPIHTNHNSNYSSMPSPDMDQSDRKQQHDQSRRPLSVATDNMMLEFYKKDGIRKIQSMGVRVMDTSWVSRKGSSTLARKASSTPPGMQGPGSPADTLIPEQPGELAISPSATPPLGERVCSDNVSLNRPDTSHAHPPPGEDRPPPPYPTSMCHTAPHHFYPKPPPCARPVAPGPESQPPGSPPPPMRWSGFTPPVPPPSSSSSSSSSSLDINSNPKPSCLHFPKHSPPGDMSHAPPQDTNALPLYVKTPLVLTRHDQSLGNPPSLPSSVPPPPPWAACPCARERGPPRLTSSLKSKELSPVIGHKAIQVAGPTVPPSSSPQSSSQSPHSTEHSPHTLRKGSKKLAPVPPKVPYGQSGGMSDQSTGQPSPVSLSPTPPSTPSPYGLACPPGQVPPSSPGQTPLGTPHSLSSPPSLTGTLTKSRPAPKPRQRPSLPPPQPPIAPPGLTGPPVAPVPQPMEQGLLDGLSPGESMSTDIFNYEIPSINVNLDSLIDEFSGAPCRRSMAVTDPEGDGVPEEEPQSTTL; encoded by the exons ATGAAGAAGCAATTCAATCGGATGCGACAGCTCGCCAACCAAACGGTGGGAAG AGCAGAAAAAACAGAGGTGTTGAGCGAAGACCTTCTACAG GTGGAGAAACGCCTAGATCTGGTCAAGCAGGTGTCACACAGCACTCACAAAAAACTGAATGCCTGCCTGCAGGGTCAGCAGGGGACTGATATGGAGAAGAGATCTGTAAAGTCACCTTCT AAAAAATTACCGCTTACCATCCTGGCACAATGCATGGAAGAAGGGGCTGCAGTGTTGGGGGAAGACTCTCTCCTGGG AAAAATGCTGAAGCTCTGTGGGGAGACAGAGGAGAAGCTCGCCCAGGAACTCATTCAGTTTGAGTACCAGATAGAGAGAGATGTGGTGGAGCCTCTTTATGTCCTTGCGGAG gtggACATTCCTAATATCCAGAAACAGAGGAAGCACTTAGCTAAACTTGTCCTGGACATGGACTCAGCACGAACAAG ATATCAACAGTCATCCAAGTCATCCAGTCACCCCAGCACTCTGCAGCCCGGTGCCAAGTCTGAGTCCCTAAGAGAGGAGATGGAGGAGACAGCCAATCGGATGGAAATTTGCAGA gatcAGTTGTCAGCAGATATGTACAATTTCATGGCCAAAGAAATAGACTATGCAAACTACTTCCAGACG CTGATAGAAACGCAGGCAGAATATCACAGGAAGTCATTAGAGATTCTTCATAGTGTCCTACCCCAGATTAAAGCTCACCAAG AGGCGTGGGTGGAGAAGCCGTCGTATGGCAAGTCCCTGGAGGAACACCTGACTATAAGTGGGAGAGAGATTGCCTTCCCCATCGAAGCCTGTGTCACCATGTTGCTAGAGTGCGGCATGCAAGAGGAG GGCCTCTTTAGAGTGGCTCCATCAGCCTCCaagctgaagaagctgaaagCGTCCCTGGActgtggagttcttgatgtgcaGGAGTACTCCTCCGATCCACACGCCATCGCAG GGGCCCTGAAATCATACCTTCGTGAGCTCCCAGATCCACTGATGACCACTGAACTTTATGATGAATGGATTCAAGCCTCCAA CATTCAAGACATTGACAAGAGACTACAGGCGTTGATGGCAACATGTGAAAAACTCCCCACAGACAACTTAAACAATTTCAG ATATTTGATCAAATTCTTAGCCAAGCTGAGTGAGTATCAGGATGCTAACAAGATGACTCCTGGTAACATGGCTATTGTCCTTGGACCAAACTTGCTCTGGACACACAATGAACC GAACATGACAGAGATGATGACGACCGTGTCCCTACAGATTGTTGGCATCATCGAGCCAATCATTCAGCATGCTGACTGGTTCTTCCCTGGAG AGATTGAGTTCAACTTGACAGGCAGCTATGGAAGCCCGATCCACACCAACCACAACTCCAACTACAGCTCTATGCCCTCACCAGACATGGACCAATCCGATCGCAAGCAGCAGCACGATCAGAGCCGACGCCCACTGAGTGTCGCCACTGACAACATGATGCTGGAGTTTTACAAGAAAGATGG CATTAGGAAGATACAAAG TATGGGCGTCAGGGTTATGGATACCTCCTGGGTGTCTCGTAAGGGTTCATCCACCCTGGCGCGTAAGGCTTCCTCCACTCCTCCAGGCATGCAAGGCCCCGGCTCCCCTGCAGACACACTCATCCCCGAGCAGCCCGGAGAGCTTGCCATCTCTCCGTCTGCCACACCTCCACTTGGAGAAAGGGTTTG CTCAGACAACGTGTCGCTCAATCGGCCGGACACCTCTCATGCCCACCCGCCCCCAGGGGAGGACCGTCCACCCCCCCCTTACCCCACTTCTATGTGCCACACTGCCCCCCACCACTTCTATCCCAAACCCCCGCCCTGCGCTCGCCCTGTGGCACCAGGTCCAGAGTCCCAGCCGCCTGGctcacccccacccccaatGCGCTGGTCTGGCTTCACTCCCCCTGTTCCTcccccttcctcctcttcttcctcctcctcctcgtcacTTGACATCAATTCGAACCCCAAACCTAGCTGTCTTCACTTCCCCAAACACAGCCCGCCTGGTGACATGTCGCATGCCCCCCCACAAGACACTAATGCTTTGCCCCTCTACGTCAAAACCCCCTTGGTACTAACCCGTCATGACCAGAGCCTTGGCAACCCCCCTAGCCTCCCTTCATCCGTGCCCCCGCCCCCGCCGTGGGCTGCCTGCCCCTGTGCCAGAGAGAGAGGACCCCCCAGGCTGACTAG TTCATTGAAGAGTAAAGAGCTTTCCCCTGTAATTGGACACAAAGCCATCCAGGTCGCAGGTCCAACAGTACCCCCCAGCAGTAGCCCTCAAAGCAGCAGCCAGTCTCCCCACTCCACAGAGCACAGTCCACACACCCTGCGCAAAG GTTCCAAGAAGTTGGCTCCCGTGCCTCCTAAGGTCCCATACGGCCAGTCTGGAGGGATGTCTGACCAGTCCACAGGTCAGCCGTCACCAGTCAGCCTGTCCCCTACACCTCCTAGCACCCCTTCCCCTTATGGACTGGCATGTCCTCCAGGTCAAGTACCACCGTCCTCCCCTGGGCAGACCCCACTGGGTACACCCCACTCTCTTTCGTCCCCGCCTTCCCTGACGGGGACACTCACCAAGTCGCGGCCTGCCCCTAAGCCCAGGCAGAGACCCAGCCTGCCCCCTCCTCAGCCACCCATAGCCCCTCCGGGGCTAACTGGCCCACCTGTGGCCCCAGTCCCTCAGCCCATGGAGCAGGGCCTCCTGGATGGACTGTCTCCTGGGGAGAGCATGTCTACAG ATATCTTCAATTATGAAATCCCTTCCATCAATGTCAATCTGGACAGCCTCATCGATGAGTTCAGCGGTGCCCCCTGCAGGAGGTCCATGGCAGTGACAGATCCAGAGGGGGATGGTGTGCCTGAGGAGGAGCCCCAGAGCACCACTCTATGA
- the arhgap44a gene encoding rho GTPase-activating protein 44 isoform X4, whose protein sequence is MKKQFNRMRQLANQTVGRAEKTEVLSEDLLQVEKRLDLVKQVSHSTHKKLNACLQGQQGTDMEKRSVKSPSKKLPLTILAQCMEEGAAVLGEDSLLGKMLKLCGETEEKLAQELIQFEYQIERDVVEPLYVLAEVDIPNIQKQRKHLAKLVLDMDSARTRYQQSSKSSSHPSTLQPGAKSESLREEMEETANRMEICRDQLSADMYNFMAKEIDYANYFQTLIETQAEYHRKSLEILHSVLPQIKAHQEAWVEKPSYGKSLEEHLTISGREIAFPIEACVTMLLECGMQEEGLFRVAPSASKLKKLKASLDCGVLDVQEYSSDPHAIAGALKSYLRELPDPLMTTELYDEWIQASNIQDIDKRLQALMATCEKLPTDNLNNFRYLIKFLAKLSEYQDANKMTPGNMAIVLGPNLLWTHNEPNMTEMMTTVSLQIVGIIEPIIQHADWFFPGEIEFNLTGSYGSPIHTNHNSNYSSMPSPDMDQSDRKQQHDQSRRPLSVATDNMMLEFYKKDGIRKIQSMGVRVMDTSWVSRKGSSTLARKASSTPPGMQGPGSPADTLIPEQPGELAISPSATPPLGERVCSDNVSLNRPDTSHAHPPPGEDRPPPPYPTSMCHTAPHHFYPKPPPCARPVAPGPESQPPGSPPPPMRWSGFTPPVPPPSSSSSSSSSSLDINSNPKPSCLHFPKHSPPGDMSHAPPQDTNALPLYVKTPLVLTRHDQSLGNPPSLPSSVPPPPPWAACPCARERGPPRLTSSLKSKELSPVIGHKAIQVAGPTVPPSSSPQSSSQSPHSTEHSPHTLRKGSKKLAPVPPKVPYGQSGGMSDQSTDIFNYEIPSINVNLDSLIDEFSGAPCRRSMAVTDPEGDGVPEEEPQSTTL, encoded by the exons ATGAAGAAGCAATTCAATCGGATGCGACAGCTCGCCAACCAAACGGTGGGAAG AGCAGAAAAAACAGAGGTGTTGAGCGAAGACCTTCTACAG GTGGAGAAACGCCTAGATCTGGTCAAGCAGGTGTCACACAGCACTCACAAAAAACTGAATGCCTGCCTGCAGGGTCAGCAGGGGACTGATATGGAGAAGAGATCTGTAAAGTCACCTTCT AAAAAATTACCGCTTACCATCCTGGCACAATGCATGGAAGAAGGGGCTGCAGTGTTGGGGGAAGACTCTCTCCTGGG AAAAATGCTGAAGCTCTGTGGGGAGACAGAGGAGAAGCTCGCCCAGGAACTCATTCAGTTTGAGTACCAGATAGAGAGAGATGTGGTGGAGCCTCTTTATGTCCTTGCGGAG gtggACATTCCTAATATCCAGAAACAGAGGAAGCACTTAGCTAAACTTGTCCTGGACATGGACTCAGCACGAACAAG ATATCAACAGTCATCCAAGTCATCCAGTCACCCCAGCACTCTGCAGCCCGGTGCCAAGTCTGAGTCCCTAAGAGAGGAGATGGAGGAGACAGCCAATCGGATGGAAATTTGCAGA gatcAGTTGTCAGCAGATATGTACAATTTCATGGCCAAAGAAATAGACTATGCAAACTACTTCCAGACG CTGATAGAAACGCAGGCAGAATATCACAGGAAGTCATTAGAGATTCTTCATAGTGTCCTACCCCAGATTAAAGCTCACCAAG AGGCGTGGGTGGAGAAGCCGTCGTATGGCAAGTCCCTGGAGGAACACCTGACTATAAGTGGGAGAGAGATTGCCTTCCCCATCGAAGCCTGTGTCACCATGTTGCTAGAGTGCGGCATGCAAGAGGAG GGCCTCTTTAGAGTGGCTCCATCAGCCTCCaagctgaagaagctgaaagCGTCCCTGGActgtggagttcttgatgtgcaGGAGTACTCCTCCGATCCACACGCCATCGCAG GGGCCCTGAAATCATACCTTCGTGAGCTCCCAGATCCACTGATGACCACTGAACTTTATGATGAATGGATTCAAGCCTCCAA CATTCAAGACATTGACAAGAGACTACAGGCGTTGATGGCAACATGTGAAAAACTCCCCACAGACAACTTAAACAATTTCAG ATATTTGATCAAATTCTTAGCCAAGCTGAGTGAGTATCAGGATGCTAACAAGATGACTCCTGGTAACATGGCTATTGTCCTTGGACCAAACTTGCTCTGGACACACAATGAACC GAACATGACAGAGATGATGACGACCGTGTCCCTACAGATTGTTGGCATCATCGAGCCAATCATTCAGCATGCTGACTGGTTCTTCCCTGGAG AGATTGAGTTCAACTTGACAGGCAGCTATGGAAGCCCGATCCACACCAACCACAACTCCAACTACAGCTCTATGCCCTCACCAGACATGGACCAATCCGATCGCAAGCAGCAGCACGATCAGAGCCGACGCCCACTGAGTGTCGCCACTGACAACATGATGCTGGAGTTTTACAAGAAAGATGG CATTAGGAAGATACAAAG TATGGGCGTCAGGGTTATGGATACCTCCTGGGTGTCTCGTAAGGGTTCATCCACCCTGGCGCGTAAGGCTTCCTCCACTCCTCCAGGCATGCAAGGCCCCGGCTCCCCTGCAGACACACTCATCCCCGAGCAGCCCGGAGAGCTTGCCATCTCTCCGTCTGCCACACCTCCACTTGGAGAAAGGGTTTG CTCAGACAACGTGTCGCTCAATCGGCCGGACACCTCTCATGCCCACCCGCCCCCAGGGGAGGACCGTCCACCCCCCCCTTACCCCACTTCTATGTGCCACACTGCCCCCCACCACTTCTATCCCAAACCCCCGCCCTGCGCTCGCCCTGTGGCACCAGGTCCAGAGTCCCAGCCGCCTGGctcacccccacccccaatGCGCTGGTCTGGCTTCACTCCCCCTGTTCCTcccccttcctcctcttcttcctcctcctcctcgtcacTTGACATCAATTCGAACCCCAAACCTAGCTGTCTTCACTTCCCCAAACACAGCCCGCCTGGTGACATGTCGCATGCCCCCCCACAAGACACTAATGCTTTGCCCCTCTACGTCAAAACCCCCTTGGTACTAACCCGTCATGACCAGAGCCTTGGCAACCCCCCTAGCCTCCCTTCATCCGTGCCCCCGCCCCCGCCGTGGGCTGCCTGCCCCTGTGCCAGAGAGAGAGGACCCCCCAGGCTGACTAG TTCATTGAAGAGTAAAGAGCTTTCCCCTGTAATTGGACACAAAGCCATCCAGGTCGCAGGTCCAACAGTACCCCCCAGCAGTAGCCCTCAAAGCAGCAGCCAGTCTCCCCACTCCACAGAGCACAGTCCACACACCCTGCGCAAAG GTTCCAAGAAGTTGGCTCCCGTGCCTCCTAAGGTCCCATACGGCCAGTCTGGAGGGATGTCTGACCAGTCCACAG ATATCTTCAATTATGAAATCCCTTCCATCAATGTCAATCTGGACAGCCTCATCGATGAGTTCAGCGGTGCCCCCTGCAGGAGGTCCATGGCAGTGACAGATCCAGAGGGGGATGGTGTGCCTGAGGAGGAGCCCCAGAGCACCACTCTATGA
- the arhgap44a gene encoding rho GTPase-activating protein 44 isoform X5, with protein sequence MKKQFNRMRQLANQTVGRAEKTEVLSEDLLQVEKRLDLVKQVSHSTHKKLNACLQGQQGTDMEKRSVKSPSKKLPLTILAQCMEEGAAVLGEDSLLGKMLKLCGETEEKLAQELIQFEYQIERDVVEPLYVLAEVDIPNIQKQRKHLAKLVLDMDSARTRYQQSSKSSSHPSTLQPGAKSESLREEMEETANRMEICRDQLSADMYNFMAKEIDYANYFQTLIETQAEYHRKSLEILHSVLPQIKAHQEAWVEKPSYGKSLEEHLTISGREIAFPIEACVTMLLECGMQEEGLFRVAPSASKLKKLKASLDCGVLDVQEYSSDPHAIAGALKSYLRELPDPLMTTELYDEWIQASNIQDIDKRLQALMATCEKLPTDNLNNFRYLIKFLAKLSEYQDANKMTPGNMAIVLGPNLLWTHNEPNMTEMMTTVSLQIVGIIEPIIQHADWFFPGEIEFNLTGSYGSPIHTNHNSNYSSMPSPDMDQSDRKQQHDQSRRPLSVATDNMMLEFYKKDGIRKIQSMGVRVMDTSWVSRKGSSTLARKASSTPPGMQGPGSPADTLIPEQPGELAISPSATPPLGERVCSLKSKELSPVIGHKAIQVAGPTVPPSSSPQSSSQSPHSTEHSPHTLRKGSKKLAPVPPKVPYGQSGGMSDQSTGQPSPVSLSPTPPSTPSPYGLACPPGQVPPSSPGQTPLGTPHSLSSPPSLTGTLTKSRPAPKPRQRPSLPPPQPPIAPPGLTGPPVAPVPQPMEQGLLDGLSPGESMSTDIFNYEIPSINVNLDSLIDEFSGAPCRRSMAVTDPEGDGVPEEEPQSTTL encoded by the exons ATGAAGAAGCAATTCAATCGGATGCGACAGCTCGCCAACCAAACGGTGGGAAG AGCAGAAAAAACAGAGGTGTTGAGCGAAGACCTTCTACAG GTGGAGAAACGCCTAGATCTGGTCAAGCAGGTGTCACACAGCACTCACAAAAAACTGAATGCCTGCCTGCAGGGTCAGCAGGGGACTGATATGGAGAAGAGATCTGTAAAGTCACCTTCT AAAAAATTACCGCTTACCATCCTGGCACAATGCATGGAAGAAGGGGCTGCAGTGTTGGGGGAAGACTCTCTCCTGGG AAAAATGCTGAAGCTCTGTGGGGAGACAGAGGAGAAGCTCGCCCAGGAACTCATTCAGTTTGAGTACCAGATAGAGAGAGATGTGGTGGAGCCTCTTTATGTCCTTGCGGAG gtggACATTCCTAATATCCAGAAACAGAGGAAGCACTTAGCTAAACTTGTCCTGGACATGGACTCAGCACGAACAAG ATATCAACAGTCATCCAAGTCATCCAGTCACCCCAGCACTCTGCAGCCCGGTGCCAAGTCTGAGTCCCTAAGAGAGGAGATGGAGGAGACAGCCAATCGGATGGAAATTTGCAGA gatcAGTTGTCAGCAGATATGTACAATTTCATGGCCAAAGAAATAGACTATGCAAACTACTTCCAGACG CTGATAGAAACGCAGGCAGAATATCACAGGAAGTCATTAGAGATTCTTCATAGTGTCCTACCCCAGATTAAAGCTCACCAAG AGGCGTGGGTGGAGAAGCCGTCGTATGGCAAGTCCCTGGAGGAACACCTGACTATAAGTGGGAGAGAGATTGCCTTCCCCATCGAAGCCTGTGTCACCATGTTGCTAGAGTGCGGCATGCAAGAGGAG GGCCTCTTTAGAGTGGCTCCATCAGCCTCCaagctgaagaagctgaaagCGTCCCTGGActgtggagttcttgatgtgcaGGAGTACTCCTCCGATCCACACGCCATCGCAG GGGCCCTGAAATCATACCTTCGTGAGCTCCCAGATCCACTGATGACCACTGAACTTTATGATGAATGGATTCAAGCCTCCAA CATTCAAGACATTGACAAGAGACTACAGGCGTTGATGGCAACATGTGAAAAACTCCCCACAGACAACTTAAACAATTTCAG ATATTTGATCAAATTCTTAGCCAAGCTGAGTGAGTATCAGGATGCTAACAAGATGACTCCTGGTAACATGGCTATTGTCCTTGGACCAAACTTGCTCTGGACACACAATGAACC GAACATGACAGAGATGATGACGACCGTGTCCCTACAGATTGTTGGCATCATCGAGCCAATCATTCAGCATGCTGACTGGTTCTTCCCTGGAG AGATTGAGTTCAACTTGACAGGCAGCTATGGAAGCCCGATCCACACCAACCACAACTCCAACTACAGCTCTATGCCCTCACCAGACATGGACCAATCCGATCGCAAGCAGCAGCACGATCAGAGCCGACGCCCACTGAGTGTCGCCACTGACAACATGATGCTGGAGTTTTACAAGAAAGATGG CATTAGGAAGATACAAAG TATGGGCGTCAGGGTTATGGATACCTCCTGGGTGTCTCGTAAGGGTTCATCCACCCTGGCGCGTAAGGCTTCCTCCACTCCTCCAGGCATGCAAGGCCCCGGCTCCCCTGCAGACACACTCATCCCCGAGCAGCCCGGAGAGCTTGCCATCTCTCCGTCTGCCACACCTCCACTTGGAGAAAGGGTTTG TTCATTGAAGAGTAAAGAGCTTTCCCCTGTAATTGGACACAAAGCCATCCAGGTCGCAGGTCCAACAGTACCCCCCAGCAGTAGCCCTCAAAGCAGCAGCCAGTCTCCCCACTCCACAGAGCACAGTCCACACACCCTGCGCAAAG GTTCCAAGAAGTTGGCTCCCGTGCCTCCTAAGGTCCCATACGGCCAGTCTGGAGGGATGTCTGACCAGTCCACAGGTCAGCCGTCACCAGTCAGCCTGTCCCCTACACCTCCTAGCACCCCTTCCCCTTATGGACTGGCATGTCCTCCAGGTCAAGTACCACCGTCCTCCCCTGGGCAGACCCCACTGGGTACACCCCACTCTCTTTCGTCCCCGCCTTCCCTGACGGGGACACTCACCAAGTCGCGGCCTGCCCCTAAGCCCAGGCAGAGACCCAGCCTGCCCCCTCCTCAGCCACCCATAGCCCCTCCGGGGCTAACTGGCCCACCTGTGGCCCCAGTCCCTCAGCCCATGGAGCAGGGCCTCCTGGATGGACTGTCTCCTGGGGAGAGCATGTCTACAG ATATCTTCAATTATGAAATCCCTTCCATCAATGTCAATCTGGACAGCCTCATCGATGAGTTCAGCGGTGCCCCCTGCAGGAGGTCCATGGCAGTGACAGATCCAGAGGGGGATGGTGTGCCTGAGGAGGAGCCCCAGAGCACCACTCTATGA